The Rosa rugosa chromosome 3, drRosRugo1.1, whole genome shotgun sequence sequence ATTAGCAGATATTTTCCAGCTCATCGGCTTTCCAGAAACTATAAGCTGCAAAGCTTGGATGACCATCGAATGTCCGTCAACTTTAGACGGCAGCTTGTCCTTCTACCAGCAGAAGGTTTCTGTTTATTAGTGAACATAAAATGGTGGGAGATCATAACTGTTTTTGTCATGATTGCCCTTCAATTTGATCCACCAAACATGAAACTTATTCAACAGAATTCTTGTGATCAAGTGCAATAAGATGAAAAATAGCATTTGTTTTTCTGTCATGAATGAATTGCTAATATTGATTGATGCATTATGAGAAAATGAGAAACTGAAATTCCATGAGGGATCAATCTATATACTAAAACCATGTCTATTTACCAAAACACCAACCAGCTTACAATAAAAAGATCGTGTGCATAGTTAAAGGTGAACCCCCAGCTTCCCTCTTATTGTTACAGTATTACACACCTCTTATTGTTACAGTATTACACAACATCTCTGATCTCCAAATATATTACAACAGAGCAAAAACGCTATGCTGTCCTCTTGCAAAAAGGATTCAACCATGTTTCTCCTCTACAACTCATCTCTCAAGCCCGCCGTCGCATGCTCAGCATAAGATGAATAAGATTTGATAATGGATTCATAAATCTTGATTCCTTTCAAGTATTCATCTTTGTTTAGAAACTGcaacaaaatgaaaataaatggtCAGATTTCAAGAGGCTAAATTGGATAATGAACAATGGGAATAACATAAATTTTCGATGCATGAGCAAAAACAACCAAAGGATGTATatacaaaaaacaataaaaacaacTTGGCTGTTCACCTCGTTATGGTCATGGAGCAGAATAGGAGTGTTAGCCATAGGAGAGAATCCAATTGCTGGCAAGCCTTGTAGCCGGAAATAGCGAGCATCTGTTGAAGCAGGAAAAATCTCAGGTTTACCAAGTTTTCCATCAGCTTTTTTGACCGCTTCTTCTAGCAGGGCCCACCAGGGGTTTGAACTGTCAGTTGCTGTAAGGACTGGCCTCCCAGATTCATCAAGCACAGAAACCTTCTGCTTGAACTGCCCAAGCTATGACGTTAATTAGAGAAACTAGCATGGATTTAGACTATTCATATTACTTCACCATAATCCATTTATgcctgaaaatggaaactttggACTGCCATACATATGGTAGTTCACTTTCCACTGATGTAATGCAGCTAGGCTAAGCTAAATCTAATGCATACAGTTCAAAATACATTTGAAGTGATTGTGGCAAATTTAACAGGGCATTAGAGCATACAGTTCAAAATACAGAAATTTTTAGGCAAGAAAGAAGAACACGCTTGTACGGTTGTATGACACATGAGTAAAAGGAGGAAAGCTTTTTCCATATATTTTATCAGCAAGGATGTGATGTTATGTATAATATCCTTCTAATCACAGCGATCTTCAGTAGGCTCTAGAATTTAGTGCAATGTAACCACTGCATATACCACACCATATTGAATTTCTCAGTCAATACTTTCTAATTTTATATTGAATAGCAATTGCATTGATTTGAGGCATTTTTCATCCTGGCGTGCACATATTATACTCATCTATTGGTAAGTATCCACTAATTTCTACTTAAAAGGATCAAAGAACTAATTACCCTAAATGTCATGTTCCGTGAAGAAGGCGCCCATTCTTCAGCAATCCGTTTCTCCAAAGACTCCTGATCAGCGGTTGGGGGGACCCTAATATCAAACCCAGCTTCTGCTTCAGATGGCTGCAAATTCATGACAAAACCCTGGCACAGAAAAAAGGGGGAGCATTTATCATCagaaagaaaatattatgaCTGGTagaaaggggaagaagaaacatcttcaaacatgatACTAATTTCAGTGTTTAACATTTTATGTCCCATAGAAATAAAATCATGTTACATTTTATTGCACCACAGCCTCACAACTCCCCCTAACATGTGAATTGTAGCTCTCTACAAACCCATGATCTATTGGAATTATGTTCCTACATTCATATTTTCAATAGCACCTACAACCTACAAGCCATTCTGTTGAGTATGCAGCAAACAGTCTGTTCAGTTCCAgttgatatcataaaatatAAATTGCCTATTACGATGCTGGTCCAGAACTAGGTGAATCTGCAATGCAGTACTGCATACTACaacaaaaatttattggggCCCTCGCAACTCTTAAACATGAAGAGTCAGCAATCACATGTAAGATAACCATTTTAAACATGATTTGATCCTAAAGAACAATAATCCATTACACTAAGAACTACAATTGACCACCACAATCCCGCACaaaaaaacaccaaaatgaGTAAACTTACAGTTGGACTGGGTGTGCCAGCCTTCAAAAATGCCATATTGACCGAGACGACCTCCCCTTCAGCCTTCAAACCCGCCTTCACCAAATCAAACTGCGAAGCACGGAACCTCCTCACACTCTCAATGCTCTTCAATAGATTCTCCATAGCAGTATTGTCATACAGCTTAGCCCCATGTCCAGGAGCTCCAGTAGCCTTGATGATCAACCACCACGGGCACCTCTCCGCATAGAAAGCCCTATAATGCTCACTCGGCGAGGCCAACCCTGTTTTCCAAAACACCAATCACCCAAATAACACAATCAAATTCACACTCCaagtctcctttttttttttttaagtaagaCTGTAAAAGCATAAAGGACCTGACCTTCATCGAGAACTATCCCAACGTTCAAGGCTTTGAAAACATCAGATTCAGCAAACTTCTCAGCGCCATCATGGCCACCGACCTCCTCATCAGGAACGAAAGACAAGTAAACAGTCCGAGTGGGCTTAAACCCAGAAGCCTTAAGCCGTCGAATGGCCTCCAGGTACTGAAGCCCGACGCACTTCATGTCCTGGGAGCCTCTGGCGTAGATTTTCCCACTCGGGTCGACGTGGGCCGAGAAGGGATGGTGGGCCCACTTGTCGTGCTCGGCCGGGACGACGTCGGTGTGGGAGTTGAGGAGGATGGAGGGGAGAGAAGGGTCGGAGCCGGGCCATTTGAGGAGGACGAGGGGCTTGCCGGGGACGAACTCGAGGGTCTGGGAATCGAGGGAGAGGGAGTTGGCCTCGGAGAGGATGAAATCGGCTGCTTCCTGGTACAGGGGCTTAGGATGGGCCGTGTTGATTTGGAGGTATTTTTGGAACCTTGAGATTATGGGTGAtgagtcttcttcttcttctgcagagATGGGTGTTGATGAGAGTAGGAGAAGAGAGAGTAGGCagagatggaggaggaggagctccATTTTCTTCTCAGGTGTCATGTCAGCAGTGGCTGACTGAGGAAGCTGGTGGATTTATAAAGAGTGAAAGATGGGATAGATTCTTGAGGGCTAAGGTGTTCAGGCCCAATGAAATCCCTGGTTTGATGTTTAGGGGTATGGCCCAACATAGAGAACTGGATTCAAATTTGCAAGATTTATTTTGAATCCTACCAAAATAGgatgggtggttctagttgaatctctaaatttgatatttcaacctccatctttttttaattatcaaAGTCAACTTATATAAAATTAAATCTGTTTCTAAAAGAAAGTTTCTATTGGGAGGACCTCTAAATTTTCTCTCAAGTAGGGGTGTGTAAAGCAGGGTACAAACCGACCAAACTGACCGATAAATATGGTTGGGTTAaggttttttaactttaaaaattgaaagccGGTCTAGACGTCTAGTACCCATTTATGTACTGGGTTGGGTTGGTTTGTCTTGTGCTTCAACTGCGGAATCCAAATCGACCagtatttttttaaatataataggaaaaagttttaaatttatatacataataaatatatatttatttgtcCAGTTTGTTATAAGTAAGTtttaaatcaatcaaaaaaaaaaagtaagttctaaatctccaattataattttattctCAAATGATATACTATCATACTGAATCCAAGACCCAAAGGCCTAGAACCCTAGTATATAATAGCTATAATTCTTGTTTCAGCTGTCTTGAGAGGGGTCTGGTCCAGCTAAACACGGGATGTCATGGTCTGCTAATATCGCtatcggtctcgcttatctgcaaaacagacgaatgtcagagggaagaccgggtgtgtcggccttcaacgctctgatatctaagtcagtatcgttataagataatgataatggaaagcgatagtaaacagttacctctttgggttgttggagatgcccttattATAGCAGATTTGTGGGAGTCTGGCTCcgtttctttcggtgtgggacgCTCGGGATCCCGATATTGCCCCGTGGGGTATCGGGATCGCCAGCTGGGGGCTTTACTTACTTCTTATATTGGCGATtcgagtcttgtgcttccgatacttgtgcctaAGAGGTATGTGCGTACTAACAAGTCCccggtcaagagttctcttgggtggggagtttgtcTTTGGTAAAAGTATCAGAAGTTCAAGGCGAGTTCATGCCACGTGGCTTCCGTACAGCCATTACCCCCAAGTCCCCACTTAAGAGGAGTCTTGGCTGGGGTGAGGAGATCGTAATCGCACTTGGTGTTGTGTCGCTATCGCAAAATCGGTGGTAGGGTTTCATGTGTCTTTTGGCGCATACGCTATGCCCTGGTGACACGTGTAGTGATGTCATTCATTTTTTGTGTGCAGGAAGCCCGGTGTACTGGAGTCCGGAACATGTAATAATGGCGTAGTGGTAAGGAGTCGAGGCGACAGTGCATGACTTCTGTAACGTTCAGGGATGTCGGACACGTGGTGAGATCTGGTGTTGTCGTCCTTGCACGTCCAACGGTCCCTGTATTCTCGAGGTCCCTTTATAAGGACAGAGGAGGGATATGGGGCTAGTTACTGTTCCTGTGTTCTTGTTGTAGATTGGGATAAGAACGGATTAAAGTTACAGCCTTTAGGGTGTAGAAAGCTTGAAACTTTCGGGTGGTGGTCGGAATTTCGTTTTGTTGGCGTCGTTGTCTCTGTTTTCCGGTTGGAGGAGTGAACAGGTACGCTGTCTCTTGGCCTTTCTGGGTTTGTCTGAGGGTGTTTGTGTGCGTGGGTTTTGTTAGGGGGGTCATTTTCCGGGAGTGAGATTTACCGGCGGGCTCTGGGTGGCATTAGGTCCGGTGAAGTTTTGGAGAGGGAATTTCAGGTTGAGCTGGGTTTGTTGTTGCGGCTCCGAGTTAGGTTATTAGGATTTGAAATTTTGCGGGGGCGGGTCTAGGAAGGCGATAGATAGGAGGCGATTGACTAGTTGTTTGTATCGCTGTTAGTATGACGCGGGAGCATCGCAGTCGCTGTAGGCGAGAGAGTTCCTCTCGTGGAGGTGAAGGAGTTTCTCGTGGTAGTGTCGGCACTTCTCGTGGAGGTGGCGTGGGTATTTCTCGCAGTCATGGAGAGGGTGCTCCCCGCGGGGGTGCCGTGGGACGTTCTCGAGGAGGTGGCGAGGGTGTTTCCCGAGGAGGTGGTGAGGGTGGTCCTCGTGGGGGTGCCGTGGGCAGTTCCCGAGGAGGTGGTG is a genomic window containing:
- the LOC133736606 gene encoding uncharacterized protein LOC133736606 isoform X1 → MTPEKKMELLLLHLCLLSLLLLSSTPISAEEEEDSSPIISRFQKYLQINTAHPKPLYQEAADFILSEANSLSLDSQTLEFVPGKPLVLLKWPGSDPSLPSILLNSHTDVVPAEHDKWAHHPFSAHVDPSGKIYARGSQDMKCVGLQYLEAIRRLKASGFKPTRTVYLSFVPDEEVGGHDGAEKFAESDVFKALNVGIVLDEGLASPSEHYRAFYAERCPWWLIIKATGAPGHGAKLYDNTAMENLLKSIESVRRFRASQFDLVKAGLKAEGEVVSVNMAFLKAGTPSPTGFVMNLQPSEAEAGFDIRVPPTADQESLEKRIAEEWAPSSRNMTFRLGQFKQKVSVLDESGRPVLTATDSSNPWWALLEEAVKKADGKLGKPEIFPASTDARYFRLQGLPAIGFSPMANTPILLHDHNEFLNKDEYLKGIKIYESIIKSYSSYAEHATAGLRDEL
- the LOC133736606 gene encoding uncharacterized protein LOC133736606 isoform X2, with protein sequence MTPEKKMELLLLHLCLLSLLLLSSTPISAEEEEDSSPIISRFQKYLQINTAHPKPLYQEAADFILSEANSLSLDSQTLEFVPGKPLVLLKWPGSDPSLPSILLNSHTDVVPAEHDKWAHHPFSAHVDPSGKIYARGSQDMKCVGLQYLEAIRRLKASGFKPTRTVYLSFVPDEEVGGHDGAEKFAESDVFKALNVGIVLDEGLASPSEHYRAFYAERCPWWLIIKATGAPGHGAKLYDNTAMENLLKSIESVRRFRASQFDLVKAGLKAEGEVVSVNMAFLKAGTPSPTGFVMNLQPSEAEAGFDIRVPPTADQESLEKRIAEEWAPSSRNMTFRFKQKVSVLDESGRPVLTATDSSNPWWALLEEAVKKADGKLGKPEIFPASTDARYFRLQGLPAIGFSPMANTPILLHDHNEFLNKDEYLKGIKIYESIIKSYSSYAEHATAGLRDEL
- the LOC133737665 gene encoding uncharacterized protein LOC133737665; this encodes MTREHRSRCRRESSSRGGEGVSRGSVGTSRGGGVGISRSHGEGAPRGGAVGRSRGGGEGVSRGGGEGGPRGGAVGSSRGGGDGSSRGVSSRVEQTVGSDMPEVENVEVLEIPHLPLGRLLLGEMPIDQPGPRSEVRTLLLAPNVSAVSRGVWSS